The genomic region GCCACCGACTGCGAACTTGCCTTGCGCCTCGTGCTCGCCTACGCCAAAACCTCGCCCGAAGCGTCCTATTCGTTACATTTTAACCAAACCTTTTTCACCCTCTCACCACTTCCTTCAAAGGCTGCCGCACAAAAATACCTCATCCGCTAAGAGGCCTTACATGTAAAGCCTCTTTAAGGTTATTTTACTTATAATTGCGTTCTTCCAAACCGTGGGGTGTTAGCTCAGCTGGGAGAGCGCGACGCTGGCAGCGTCGAGGTCAGCGGTTCGATCCCGCTACACTCCACCATCACAAAATTAATTTTAAACTACCGAAACTTCCACCCCTCACCCTCAAGTGCCGCTTTAACTTTGGTTTGCACGTCCCCTTGCAGGGCTATCCACTCCTCTTCCCATGTGCCACCGCAGGCGAGTTTCTTTTTTAAAAAGCGTAAGAGCTCTTTTTCAGCCTCTTCCTCAAGGGCAAACCTACCCACTAAGGTCACAGGCTTGCCCTTGCGCCGCTCAAAGCGAAAGACAAGTTGGTGGGCTTTTTGAGGCTTTGCATCCTCTTTGGCTCCCGCCTTTTCTTCTTTACCCTGAAGGGCCAAAGAGAGCTCTTCAAGTTTTGCACCCATTTCAAACATTACTTGCGCCGACAGCTAGCGATGCCTAAAATCGCCCACATGCCCAATCCAAGGGCTACCATCACGCCTAAAAAATAGATTACTGCTTGCATTGTTTACTCCGTAATATTTTTGTAATTGTAGCGTGTTTAGGCTTTTACTAAAGGTCATTTGGATATAGTTTAAACAAAAAAAGGAAGCACTGATGCGAATTTTTTGGTGGCTTTTGCTGCCTTTGCTAGCTTGGGGTTTTGAGGGAACATTAGTGCAAATTGTTGATGGCGACACCGTTGTGCTTAAAGACGCTAAAGGGAGCCAAACCATCTGTCAACTTGGTTTTTTGGACGCTCCTGAAGACCGCGCCAACGACCGCCTTGTGGCGCAAGCGACCCGCTGCAATTTACCCCAATCTTCTCTCAAGCAGGCAGGCCAAGAAGCCACTGCCTTCATCAAAGCGACGCTTGTGTTGGGCGAAACCTATACCTACGAGCTTCTTTCCCCTAAAAATAACAGCTGGGCACACTGCCTTATCCACATCCCCAAAGCCGCCCACGCCCAGCTGCACCCCACCATCAATGGCGTCATGCTTGACCAAGGCTTTGGTGCTTTTTTTCCGCTTGGCAAGCAGTCCCCCCATGCCAATGAAATGGAAAAATTTGCCAAAGCTGCCCACAAAGAGGTACGTGGCCTTTGGAAAACCCACCCGCGCATCATGGAGTGTCTTTCACCCATCCCCTAGGGATTGCTTACATGTAACCACTTTTAAAGTACAATTAGCGTAATTTTTTTTGAAGGAACATACGTGGCTTCGGCACTTATCATTGGCGACATTCCCATTCACGAAGGGGAAGAAAAACAGCTTTCTCTCCCCTTGCCAAACCTGTACAACACGCCCGCATTTTTGCCCTTACATGTAAAGCGTGGGCGCAAAAAAGGTCCCACGGTTTTCATCAGTTCGTGCATCCACGGCAATGAAATCAATGGCATCGAAATCATCCGCCGTTTATTGGAAGTCTCCTTGCTCAAACGCTTGCGCGGCACCCTTATCTTGGCACCTGTTGTCAACCCTTATGGGTTTAACAGCCTCTCGCGCTACTTGCCCGACCGTCGTGACCTCAACCGCTGTTTTCCAGGCTCCTCCACAGGCTCTCTTGCCTCACGGGTTGCCAAAACCTTTTTTGATGAAGTAGTGCTTAAAAGCGATTTTGGCATCGACCTTCACACGGCGGCTTTACACCGTTCCAACCTGCCTCAAACCCGCGTAGCATACGAAGATAGCGCTCTTTTGGAGTTTGCCAAAGCCTTTGAAGCCCCCGTCATTTTAAATGCTCCTTACCGCGAGGGAAGTTTGCGCTATTGCGCCCACAAAGCGGGCATTCCCGTGTTGCTTTACGAAGCGGGCGAAGCACTTAGGGTCGATGAATCTTCCGTGCGTATCGGGGTAAATGGCATTGTCCAAGTCCTTAAAAAACTAGGCATGCTTCCCCAAAAAGAGTCCCAAAAAAAGCGACGCAAAAACCCCCTTTACACCCAATCAAGCAACTGGGTACGCGCTAGTGAGAGTGGCATTATGCGCGCGCTAAAAAACCTTGGGGACACGGTGAGCAAAGACGAAGTCATCGCCCTCATCGAGAAACCTTTGTCCACTGCTCCAAGCTTTGTCCGCGCACCCCACAATGGCATCATCATCGGACGCACGGAGATTCCTTTGGTACAAGAAGGGGACGCACTCTTTCACGTGGCAGCCTTTGAAAACCTCGAAAAAGCAGAAGAGCGCATCGAGTATTTCCAAGACGCCGCCATCAGTCAAAACGACTTTTTGGAACTAAAGGATCAACATGTCATCTCCGAATAAAGCCATCATTGGTCGGGTAGAGCTTGTTGCTTTACCGGCTTTTGGACTAGAAGAATTGGAAGCAAAAGTCGACACGGGTGCAGACAGTAGTGCAC from Sulfurospirillum tamanense harbors:
- a CDS encoding translation initiation factor SUI1, encoding MFEMGAKLEELSLALQGKEEKAGAKEDAKPQKAHQLVFRFERRKGKPVTLVGRFALEEEAEKELLRFLKKKLACGGTWEEEWIALQGDVQTKVKAALEGEGWKFR
- a CDS encoding thermonuclease family protein codes for the protein MRIFWWLLLPLLAWGFEGTLVQIVDGDTVVLKDAKGSQTICQLGFLDAPEDRANDRLVAQATRCNLPQSSLKQAGQEATAFIKATLVLGETYTYELLSPKNNSWAHCLIHIPKAAHAQLHPTINGVMLDQGFGAFFPLGKQSPHANEMEKFAKAAHKEVRGLWKTHPRIMECLSPIP
- a CDS encoding succinylglutamate desuccinylase/aspartoacylase family protein, producing the protein MASALIIGDIPIHEGEEKQLSLPLPNLYNTPAFLPLHVKRGRKKGPTVFISSCIHGNEINGIEIIRRLLEVSLLKRLRGTLILAPVVNPYGFNSLSRYLPDRRDLNRCFPGSSTGSLASRVAKTFFDEVVLKSDFGIDLHTAALHRSNLPQTRVAYEDSALLEFAKAFEAPVILNAPYREGSLRYCAHKAGIPVLLYEAGEALRVDESSVRIGVNGIVQVLKKLGMLPQKESQKKRRKNPLYTQSSNWVRASESGIMRALKNLGDTVSKDEVIALIEKPLSTAPSFVRAPHNGIIIGRTEIPLVQEGDALFHVAAFENLEKAEERIEYFQDAAISQNDFLELKDQHVISE